Proteins found in one Moritella sp. Urea-trap-13 genomic segment:
- the yjjX gene encoding inosine/xanthosine triphosphatase, with translation MMEQKLIKVVVGSKNPVKVNASRIVITQLYPDCTVECEGLNAPSNVADQPMDAAETRDGAINRVKYCQQHAEADFYIAIEGGVDLLDDGPATFAYVVIASKDQQSVGRSAALPLPAPIYQSLLDGEELGPVMDKLFKTVNIKHKGGAIGLLTNGHATRESNYTQALTLAMAPFLYPDLYNL, from the coding sequence ATGATGGAACAAAAATTAATTAAAGTTGTGGTTGGGTCTAAAAATCCGGTTAAAGTGAATGCGTCACGTATTGTAATTACGCAATTGTATCCTGACTGTACTGTAGAATGTGAGGGACTAAACGCACCTTCTAATGTAGCGGATCAACCAATGGATGCAGCCGAAACCCGTGATGGCGCGATTAACCGGGTGAAATATTGCCAACAGCATGCAGAAGCGGATTTTTATATTGCTATCGAAGGTGGGGTAGATTTGCTCGATGATGGCCCCGCAACATTCGCTTACGTTGTTATTGCGTCTAAAGACCAGCAGTCTGTTGGTCGTAGTGCTGCATTGCCTTTACCTGCACCTATTTATCAGTCATTACTTGATGGTGAAGAATTGGGACCGGTGATGGATAAACTATTTAAAACAGTAAATATTAAGCATAAAGGTGGAGCGATTGGCTTGTTAACCAATGGTCATGCAACACGCGAAAGCAATTATACCCAAGCGTTAACATTAGCAATGGCGCCATTTTTATATCCTGATCTTTATAATTTATGA
- a CDS encoding wax ester/triacylglycerol synthase family O-acyltransferase has translation MQALTIVDMGFLYTETVASPKHVAGLQIFTTPENYEGNFTRDLFDTLMSQDEIKQPFNLKLKKQLTGQYHWQEDNNIDLSYHVRFAMLPQPGNESQLLHFVEHQHETLLDRNRPLWEMILIDGLEDNKFAIYLKAHHAFTDGAKANQLLMSYLSKKTDAPMTAFWNIEREQKEKELDSMLTSITKTSKKLSDQVKSIPSLTKLTTKLLFQAANVYKADMPTPFMAPKTPFSVSPKRARRAAVSALPLARVKRIGKMTGATINDVVVTICDMAIHNYLANKNFNLKKPLVAQMPMSLREAGDTVTNNQVAISLVELAYRGESPLERLMTIKDSCVKLKNETRLLTKEALTSYTMASQGLAVVSELLNLDTILPPMGNVLISNIPGPHEPLYMMGAKMDQCFPISVLPPGMSLNITLYSYNGLINVGLVSCRSALPDLTDLAEYVNCAFTELENEVLTSATTSVTEQIALLTMSNGNSDIKQESLAIIEQILADAEKPKEVKKPVLDSKITQPAEKVAAENIITTDTASKTVPTSA, from the coding sequence ATGCAAGCACTAACGATAGTTGATATGGGTTTCCTGTACACAGAAACAGTTGCCAGTCCTAAACATGTAGCCGGATTACAAATTTTCACTACGCCTGAGAATTACGAAGGTAACTTTACTCGTGATCTATTTGACACCTTAATGTCGCAGGATGAAATTAAACAACCATTTAATTTAAAACTCAAGAAACAACTTACTGGACAGTATCACTGGCAAGAAGATAACAATATCGATCTGTCTTACCATGTAAGATTTGCCATGCTACCGCAACCCGGCAATGAAAGTCAGCTACTGCATTTTGTTGAACATCAACATGAAACACTGCTAGATAGAAACCGACCGCTGTGGGAAATGATATTAATTGATGGCTTAGAAGATAACAAATTCGCCATTTATCTAAAAGCACACCACGCCTTCACTGACGGTGCAAAAGCCAACCAACTATTAATGTCTTATTTAAGTAAAAAGACTGATGCACCTATGACTGCATTTTGGAATATTGAACGCGAGCAAAAAGAAAAAGAGCTCGATAGCATGCTAACCTCAATTACCAAAACATCGAAAAAGCTATCAGATCAAGTTAAATCAATTCCATCGTTGACTAAATTGACAACTAAGTTGTTATTCCAAGCTGCAAATGTATATAAAGCAGATATGCCAACCCCGTTTATGGCACCAAAAACACCGTTCTCAGTTAGCCCTAAACGCGCTCGCCGTGCAGCGGTTTCTGCACTACCACTAGCACGTGTGAAACGTATTGGTAAGATGACTGGCGCGACGATTAATGATGTAGTTGTCACTATCTGTGATATGGCAATTCACAACTATCTTGCAAACAAAAATTTCAATCTTAAGAAACCACTTGTTGCGCAAATGCCAATGAGCTTACGTGAAGCTGGCGACACCGTAACCAACAACCAAGTTGCGATCAGTTTAGTTGAGTTAGCTTATCGTGGTGAGTCACCGCTTGAACGCTTAATGACCATTAAAGATTCGTGTGTCAAACTAAAAAATGAAACACGCTTACTAACCAAAGAAGCACTGACAAGCTATACCATGGCTAGTCAAGGCCTTGCTGTTGTTAGCGAGTTATTAAACTTAGACACAATATTACCGCCAATGGGTAACGTGCTTATTTCAAATATACCAGGTCCACATGAACCGTTATATATGATGGGCGCTAAAATGGATCAATGCTTCCCTATTTCGGTATTACCACCAGGAATGTCTCTGAACATTACTTTGTACAGTTATAACGGTCTAATTAATGTTGGTTTAGTATCATGTCGTTCTGCCCTACCTGATTTAACAGACCTCGCTGAATATGTAAACTGTGCGTTCACTGAACTTGAAAATGAAGTGCTAACAAGTGCAACAACATCTGTAACAGAACAAATAGCACTGCTCACTATGTCCAATGGTAACTCGGATATTAAACAAGAGAGTTTAGCTATTATTGAACAAATATTAGCGGATGCAGAAAAGCCAAAAGAAGTTAAAAAACCAGTCCTAGATTCAAAAATAACTCAGCCTGCAGAGAAAGTAGCAGCGGAAAACATAATCACCACTGATACAGCGAGTAAAACTGTACCAACATCAGCTTAG
- a CDS encoding NlpC/P60 family protein: protein MLVKSLCCALLLLLMSGCSQHTARIQPESNPKINVPTAELAYVQGLLLTQYKDWRGTPHKWGGMSKRGVDCSGLVKLTFEQQFSLSLPRTTAEQVKVGHSIKRQQLRTGDLVFFKTGVNVRHVGIMVDEFQFFHASSSRGVIISRLDNPYWHSHYWQSRRVNL from the coding sequence ATGCTAGTTAAATCGCTTTGTTGTGCTTTATTATTGCTGTTAATGTCTGGTTGTAGCCAGCATACTGCAAGAATACAGCCTGAGAGCAACCCAAAAATTAATGTACCAACTGCCGAGCTTGCTTATGTGCAGGGCCTGTTGTTAACGCAATATAAGGACTGGCGAGGTACCCCACATAAATGGGGTGGTATGAGTAAGCGCGGCGTTGATTGTTCAGGTTTGGTTAAACTTACTTTTGAGCAGCAGTTCTCATTATCGTTACCGCGGACAACTGCAGAGCAAGTTAAGGTAGGACACTCGATTAAACGTCAGCAATTACGCACGGGTGATTTAGTGTTTTTTAAAACGGGTGTGAATGTTCGTCACGTGGGGATCATGGTTGATGAATTTCAATTCTTTCATGCGTCGAGTAGTCGTGGCGTGATCATATCTCGTTTGGATAATCCTTATTGGCATAGCCACTACTGGCAATCAAGAAGAGTTAATTTATAA